The Micromonospora krabiensis genome window below encodes:
- a CDS encoding SRPBCC family protein, with product MTQLATRKAAQARQDEVQWRGRGLGWMSLGLGVAQLAAPDTVRRISGVDDSPTSRAVVPLVGARELVHAAGLLTSRRKSIWAWTRVLGDAMDLASLGVAIAHRGGRRRRRLVGVTGAIVGITVVDLLTAVQATRAKRIGSAPAVRGLRGGGTMELTATTTIRKPPATVYAFWRALDNLPTFMAHLQEVRATGDRTSHWSASAPFGKNVEWDAEIIDETPGEKIAWRSTGTADVPNAGMVRFMPGPDGVSTEVHVVMSYDVPGGAVGKAVAKYFGEEPHQQLDDDLRRLKQVMETGQVVRSEGAPWGKRARKEFPQHPAHPLSDSEFAKGAEA from the coding sequence GTGACTCAACTGGCAACCCGGAAGGCCGCGCAGGCCAGGCAGGACGAGGTGCAGTGGCGGGGGCGCGGGCTCGGCTGGATGAGTCTCGGTCTGGGCGTGGCACAGCTGGCGGCACCGGACACGGTGCGCCGGATCAGTGGGGTGGACGACTCCCCGACCTCCAGGGCGGTGGTGCCGCTTGTCGGGGCGCGGGAGTTGGTCCATGCGGCCGGGCTCCTGACGAGCCGGCGAAAGAGCATCTGGGCGTGGACCCGGGTCCTGGGCGACGCGATGGACCTGGCCTCTCTCGGAGTGGCCATCGCTCACCGTGGCGGACGCCGCCGGCGTCGCCTCGTCGGTGTCACTGGCGCCATCGTCGGGATCACCGTGGTGGACCTGCTGACGGCCGTGCAGGCCACCCGCGCGAAGAGGATCGGTTCAGCGCCGGCGGTACGGGGTTTACGCGGAGGAGGAACCATGGAGCTGACAGCCACCACAACCATCCGCAAACCCCCAGCGACGGTCTACGCGTTCTGGCGTGCGCTGGACAACCTCCCCACGTTCATGGCCCACCTTCAGGAGGTCCGTGCCACCGGCGACCGTACGAGCCACTGGTCCGCCAGCGCGCCCTTCGGCAAGAACGTCGAGTGGGACGCGGAAATCATCGACGAGACGCCCGGGGAGAAGATCGCGTGGCGGTCTACCGGGACCGCCGACGTGCCGAACGCCGGCATGGTCCGGTTCATGCCTGGCCCGGATGGCGTCAGCACCGAGGTGCACGTCGTCATGTCGTACGACGTCCCGGGCGGTGCGGTCGGCAAGGCGGTCGCCAAGTATTTCGGTGAGGAACCGCACCAGCAGCTCGACGACGATCTGCGCCGACTCAAGCAGGTGATGGAGACCGGGCAGGTGGTCCGGTCCGAGGGCGCCCCATGGGGCAAGCGGGCCCGCAAGGAGTTCCCGCAGCATCCGGCGCATCCGCTGTCGGATTCCGAGTTCGCGAAGGGAGCGGAGGCGTGA
- a CDS encoding type 1 glutamine amidotransferase domain-containing protein, producing MAQSQQPLSGKRVACLAASGVEDVEYTQSRAAAEQAGAEVHLISLNSGEIQSMNQDINPANRYRVDRTVNEANAADYDALLLPGGTVNPDRLRMNPQAMDFVRAFFQQQKPVAAICHGPWSLVETGMVSGRTVTSFPSLRTDIRNAGGTWVDQQVQVDNGLVTSRSPSDLPAFCAKMVEEFAQGEKVRRMATA from the coding sequence ATGGCGCAGAGCCAGCAGCCACTTTCCGGCAAGCGAGTCGCTTGCCTCGCCGCCTCCGGGGTGGAGGACGTGGAGTACACCCAGTCCCGAGCCGCTGCGGAGCAGGCGGGCGCCGAGGTCCATCTGATCTCATTGAACTCCGGCGAGATCCAGTCGATGAACCAGGACATCAACCCGGCCAACCGCTATCGGGTGGACCGCACCGTGAACGAGGCCAATGCGGCCGACTACGACGCCCTGCTGCTGCCGGGCGGGACGGTCAACCCCGACCGGCTCCGGATGAACCCACAGGCGATGGACTTCGTCCGGGCGTTCTTTCAGCAGCAGAAGCCGGTGGCGGCGATCTGCCACGGCCCCTGGTCGTTGGTCGAGACCGGCATGGTCAGCGGCCGGACCGTCACCTCGTTCCCCAGTCTGCGCACCGACATCCGCAACGCGGGCGGGACCTGGGTGGACCAACAGGTACAGGTCGACAACGGCCTGGTGACCAGCCGCAGCCCCAGTGACCTTCCGGCCTTCTGCGCCAAGATGGTCGAGGAGTTTGCCCAGGGCGAGAAGGTCCGCCGGATGGCGACGGCCTGA
- a CDS encoding zinc-dependent alcohol dehydrogenase, with product MRANTWAGRNKVKVRDVPDPKILNDRDAIVRITSTAICGSDLHLLDGYVPTMQNGDVMGHEFMGEVVEVGRGVDPGRLRVGDRVVVPFPIACGACGACAAELYSCCENSNPNAGIAEKMFGHPVAGIFGYSHLTGGFAGGQAQYARVPFADVGPLKIESDLTDEQVLFLSDILPTGYMGAEMCDIQPTDVVAVWGAGPVGQFAMDSARVLGAAKVIAIDKEPYRLQMAERAGHTPVNFEEVDVRSRLLELTGGRGPDKCIDAVGMEATHGAAHLHAYDRVKQAVRSETERPHALRQAILSCRSGGIVSVIGVYGGFLDKFPAGAWMNRALTLRTGQCHVQRYMNPLLQRIERGEIDPTRVITHTLPLDQAERGFEIFKNKQDNCEKVVLKP from the coding sequence GTGAGGGCGAACACCTGGGCGGGCCGCAACAAGGTCAAGGTCCGTGACGTACCGGACCCGAAGATCCTCAACGATCGCGATGCCATCGTACGGATCACCTCCACCGCGATCTGCGGCTCGGACCTGCACCTACTCGACGGGTATGTGCCCACGATGCAGAACGGCGACGTCATGGGCCACGAGTTCATGGGCGAGGTGGTGGAGGTCGGCCGGGGCGTCGACCCAGGTCGGCTGCGCGTCGGTGACCGGGTCGTCGTGCCGTTCCCGATCGCCTGCGGCGCGTGCGGCGCCTGCGCCGCCGAGCTGTACTCCTGCTGCGAGAACTCCAACCCCAACGCCGGGATCGCGGAGAAGATGTTCGGCCACCCGGTCGCCGGAATCTTCGGCTACTCGCATCTGACCGGCGGCTTCGCCGGCGGTCAGGCGCAGTACGCGAGGGTGCCGTTCGCCGATGTCGGCCCCCTGAAGATCGAGTCCGACCTCACCGATGAGCAGGTGCTGTTCCTCTCCGACATCCTGCCCACCGGCTACATGGGCGCGGAGATGTGCGACATCCAGCCCACCGACGTGGTGGCGGTGTGGGGCGCCGGCCCGGTCGGGCAGTTCGCGATGGACAGCGCCCGGGTGCTCGGCGCCGCGAAGGTCATCGCCATCGACAAAGAGCCGTACCGGCTGCAGATGGCCGAACGGGCGGGCCACACACCGGTGAACTTCGAGGAGGTGGATGTGCGGTCCCGACTGCTGGAACTGACCGGTGGCCGGGGACCGGACAAGTGCATCGACGCGGTCGGCATGGAGGCCACCCACGGTGCGGCGCACCTGCACGCCTACGACCGGGTCAAGCAGGCAGTCCGCTCGGAAACCGAGCGCCCGCACGCGCTGCGGCAGGCGATCCTGTCCTGCCGCAGCGGCGGCATCGTGTCGGTGATCGGCGTGTACGGCGGCTTTCTCGACAAGTTCCCGGCCGGGGCGTGGATGAACCGGGCGCTGACCCTGCGTACCGGCCAGTGCCACGTGCAGCGCTACATGAACCCGCTGCTGCAGCGCATCGAACGCGGGGAGATCGACCCGACCCGGGTCATCACCCACACCCTGCCGCTCGACCAGGCAGAGCGCGGCTTCGAGATCTTCAAGAACAAGCAGGACAACTGCGAGAAGGTCGTGCTCAAACCCTGA